The genomic interval TTTCTGCCCGGCTTCTCTTGGGAGGTATTTATTGTGGCATGCGGTGAAGAGAACGTGTTCCCATGAAGGGTTCTGTTCCACACCTGGGGGAACAGGAGAGTGTGGCGTTAACATAAAGTCATGGAATTTGAGAAGCAGGAAACAATTAGTAACGGACCACTTTATGCTTTGTTTTTGAATCTGCGCAAACGCCCTTCGCTGTTGTGAGCGTTTATACTTGTGTTGCAGTAGTGTGTCTATGTTGTTCTGAAGTTACACCAccaaacactagggctgaactTCAATTATCTCCCACTACCTTATGAGAGGGCAGTCATGGCCTGGTGGTGAGGGAACTGGGTGTATAACCCTTGAGAAAGGCACCGTGGCTAGTGCTGCCCACCGCTCtgtgcatgtgtgctcactgccccctagtgttcactagtgtgtgtgtgtaaaggtgtgtttcactgcacagattgggttaaatgcagagtccAAATTCCTGCAAGCACCGTGGCCAATAcaatgattctgattctgattctagtgcacaatgtagtggtgtagcaGTAtgagttttataatctgtgaagtgcactatgtagggtgAGATTTGgaacagagcatagtttacataTGATGCCAGGAAAGAAACCAATAAAAAGCCAACACTTTTCCCCGCTGGTTATAGCAAGGCGTTTGTGATTTTCACTTAAATTACTTCACTGATTGCTGTCGTGGGGAGAAGAGTCGTTTATCTGAATGTGGACCAATCACAGTGGTTGTGGTTTGTGTCATTACATTTCTGTACAGAATAAGGTTCATGGCTATGCAGGACCTGTGTGTTGCTTATGGCATAGATTTGATacagaagcataaatcagcCTTAACTCAGCAAGCGAACGCCTGCTCAGAACTGTCCCTGCGTGTGCTGTGAAGTGTTTCTGGTAGGGAGATTTCTGGGTTGTTTATCCTTGTCATGCCCAGAGTTTGATGTCCTTTATTCTGAGAAGTGTACGGCTCTGAGAGcactctgtcctcactttcAGAGGAaaggtttttttatttatctttaattCAGTACCATGGATGTCTGGCTTGTCGTCGATGAGGATGTCCCCGGTCACTACGGTCTTATCTCGGGTCAGAATGATCTGCTCCAGGAACTCAGGGCCCAGGTGCTTCTCTACCCAGGCGAACTGCAGGAAAACACATAACAGAGTGGGACATCAGGGCAAAGACATGACTCTAAAACTCCAATCAGACAAAAGTATATGGACACTCCTCCTAATGACGGAGTTGATGGGTTTTACCCGTTGTTAAAACGTGCAACAAACTTCACAGATCCACTCTGACAGTACAACAGCATCAAACTGAAGAGCACACCTCTGCCTGAGGATCCATCCTTCATACAAGTCCCTGTCCTGCTAGAGCTGCCCTAGACAACTGTAAGTGCTGTTTTTGTAAAGTGTATACgagttggaatggtgtttgttttttgatagCGATGTTAAACAGTAAAATGGAGGGGTTTGGGGTCTGTATTTGTGGGACAGCAATATAAATCTGACTTACCTTTTCATATGGACAGTATGTGTAACGCTTAATAGGACTGGTGCAAATGAAGACATCTGTACTGAGAAAAAACGAACACAATTCTGTTACAGATGCAGTCTGTCCTTGAGCATGAAACACTTATTACatagtaataatattaatactaatagtactactactactaataatttGTCTTTAACAAACACGTATTAggatttctttaataaaatacagattctCTAAGGCATTATACCCCTCAAAcatcaatatttatataatacagCCCTTTAACTTTTAGAATACATTCAAAAGCACTAggccaggggtgtcaaaccaaatccacggagggccgtgtgggtgcaggttttctttccaaccatgcagaagccacacctcattccacctgtttttaatcattggatataatcaatagatcttgactttcagtagtgtggggcttttgcgtggttgaaaagaacacctgcacccacacggccctccgttgatttggtttgacacccctgcacTAGGCTGCTTTCTTctgtctcatttgcatatgaatttcTAGGAGTTTCCTTCTTGAAGTACTTGAGGAATACGTTGAAGGTGGTGTTATTTTGTGCCTACTTCTCCATCTTGGACATCTCCTTCACAGACTCCACTGCTCCAGGAAGGGGCTCCAGCTCCAAAAAGAAGTTTCTAGACTCCCAGATGCTTTTGGCTTTCTCCTGTAGCAAACAGAGCACCAGCTATTTCAGCTTTACAGTCTGATTActgaatgggcggggctaaactgcCTTAGTCTGAATGGGCAGGGCTAAAGTGCTGTAGACTGAAGGGATGGGGCTAATATGCAAAGCCTTTATGGCTGTACACTAAATGGGTGGAGCTAAAAGCTGTAGGCTATATGGGTGGAGCTAAACTACTGTTAGCGTAACCTAAATCTCAAGAGGTTAAAGGGCATGGCTAAACAACTGTATGTCAAATGGGTGGAGCCAAAGTTCTGTATGCTAAATGGGTGGAACTAAACTTTTATAGAATTAATGATCGGGGTTAAACCAGTGTATGCTAAATGGTCTTGGCTAGAAAGTTCAAAACTGAATGGGTGGAGCTAAAAATATGTAAGCTAAATGGGTGGAGCTAAACCGATGTAGACTAAAGGGGTGGGGTTAAACTTCAGGGCTAGAGTTTTGAAGGCTAAATGGGAGGAGCTAAACTGCTGTTGGTATAACAGACTGCCCTAAATCCCAGCAGGTTAATGTGCGTGGCTAAATGCTGTAGGCTAAATGGGTGGAGCTAAAATGTTATAGAATTAATGGTTGGGGTTAAACCAGTGTAGACTGAATGGGTGAAACAGAACGGATGTAGGTTGCGAGGGCGGAGCTAAAAGAATATAAACCAAATAAGCGGGGCTAGAGTTCTCGAGGATGAATGAGTGGAGCTAAATGAATGTAGGCTGAATGGAGTGCAGCTAAACTGCAGaatgattttttgttttttaggatTTCAAAGTTAGCCAGACAACTCAAGCCCAGATAGTCCAATAGCAATGTCCCTTAGCTCTGTTTCACTGGAAAGCACTGACCTTGGGAAAGTCATCTGGATAAAATGAGAAACCCTGCTGCAATACAGCCCTGGTTCgtaataaatcataaaatataacCCACTCACATAGAGGTCAGTCCTCAGTTCTCCGTACTGAGTGGACACCCAGAACCCCTGGCGGTCCTCCAGAGCGATGTAGGGCTCGTCGGGGAACTTCAGTCTGTACTTCTGCAGAAATCCTCCCTCAAAGTCGGCCAGAACCCCGTCCATGTCCACCAGAACCCTCAGCCTCTTTCCGCTGCTGGGCCTGTTCACACTGCTCATACTGCGATTTGGAGCTAAAGTGTAAACAGAACTGAAACGGCGCAAGAACCGAATCATAAACATAACGTTAACCCACACAGAACCGAACCTCTGCTCTTTAACACCGAGCTTTCATCCGGTCTTGTTCAATAACATCACTCCTACGATCCGCTGCATAATCCTCTGGctgttgcttgtttgtttgttatttgttgtCAGTGCTGTGCGTTTTGTGTGCACTCATATCATTTGTGCTTTGTGCACTTGCAGCTGGTTCCGAATCCCgtcctctttctcctctgtgtctgtatttgaatgttgtttacagtgctgtttttgtttacactgcctcTGTTTACTGTAATCACTGTCCGGAGATTTCGCCGCTCACTGACACAGATCTCCGCTCTCGGCGCCGCAGGAAACCCAAGAGTGTCCCCTGCAGGCGAGGAGACTCACTCAAGACGGGTTTCCCCGAGTTACATAGTGGACCTAGTTACCATTACAGGTAATAACCCTGTACTGAGTACTTACAGTAATGTAATATATACAGAAGGACACTCAGATGtggagcaataaataaatacattataaaaacCACGTAAATGTAAATGGGAATTCTGTGTTTGGTGGTGGTTTTGCTATCAGCTACTTCAGGATCAATGTTCagaatcaatatatatatattccctttttttcacaaattacatttttaaaaatgctactt from Hoplias malabaricus isolate fHopMal1 chromosome 3, fHopMal1.hap1, whole genome shotgun sequence carries:
- the LOC136692803 gene encoding 5'(3')-deoxyribonucleotidase, mitochondrial-like, with amino-acid sequence MFMIRFLRRFSSVYTLAPNRSMSSVNRPSSGKRLRVLVDMDGVLADFEGGFLQKYRLKFPDEPYIALEDRQGFWVSTQYGELRTDLYEKAKSIWESRNFFLELEPLPGAVESVKEMSKMENTDVFICTSPIKRYTYCPYEKFAWVEKHLGPEFLEQIILTRDKTVVTGDILIDDKPDIHGVEQNPSWEHVLFTACHNKYLPREAGQKRLLSWSDDWRSVLQNKR